In the Triticum aestivum cultivar Chinese Spring chromosome 2B, IWGSC CS RefSeq v2.1, whole genome shotgun sequence genome, ctgctgggtgctaactgattcaaccatgctctggccgagccgtccaacataagaggcaggtgtttcatggccacctcgtcgttgccgccgccaatctgaacagccactcggtagtcctcaagccaagtatcaggcttggactcaccaatgaacttgctgactccagtcgccaacctgaagttgggaggaatcaccgcggccatgatggctctgctgaaacactctagtCCTGAAACGTGTACTCtactgctggtgggtacatctctatcATGACCTTcttggtgagctctgttcctgtcgaccaaaccttgaacgataatggatctcgcatcaaagcctggttccctggggtcgactggaatccttcgcccaacactatgatggcgtctgtcatcctgctgccgaggcgcgtacgatccaccccttgggggaggggtgggcactcgacgtcgatcatcacgatctgAGTCGGtcatcatactgctcacggttcttgtactgatcacgccggtctccacgtccctcatgcctcgggggcgatcttgggctatgggccgactggactgtatttgcagcgacggatctgctgtgaatcctattccgcgactacgATACAACTGAATTTTGATTTCCTGCTGCCTGGAGTAATGCTCTGATCTgaaacaagcctctgccagcctctgactgggaaggctgaatcgactctgctatacgggctgcagctgctagattttgaatcggagtttgatatacctgagtcggtggtggaaagagttgacgtcgactggattctggaacccgttgccgcgcacgctcatcgagtgctcgctggaggttctccagtcgagtgcgctcagccaagttggccaagcgtgcgtcctctaaggcacgagcctcgggggtttctccaatgataggagtgtgcagcgcatccatgttccggcggcgaagttcttccttCTGCAGCGAAGTGAGAGGTTCGGGGTGATACTCTTCGTGGGCATGtgccggatcgcctccgccgtcgcctccgtcggtgcggggaaagccgggaggactgcatggtccattgaccatcagaacctccaccgctggatcactgctgtcgcttTCGGATttagtctctacggagccagtcgaacaggccgtagagagattcgccgggctcgatcgccgtgacttgGGAGGTGGCCGACttacgagccaccgcgtgcctcacccaccgctgaagcctcgaccgaccggagcacttgcgccggcaggagacagggagggaggacgacacaggagtcgaccgatgggtcgacggttgccgcaggaggacgccgcggatgcacgcgcgaaagtgcgtcgccccgcggacggggaacgcgtcgatgtcgagcggagcctcctgaagccaagcggagtcgtcggcgatgaacgtgagcgcgccgagacggatctcgcggccctcaaccaaaactctgcctgaaaccatgatgaaggagatcggaacaatcgcaacttctccaataagttgctaagacacctgccccaaggtgggcgccaactgtcgcggttctaagtctgacagtaatgtaggggggtaggaatggagaggcaagatcctagctatggagtagttgttacgcaagagatttacgagttcaggcccttctcagaggaagtaacagccctacgtctcggagcccggaggcggtcgactggattatgcgtatatgggttacaggggtgcgaaccctttacactgaggagggggtggcttatatagagttcgtcaaacccctctggccctcagttatgtagggtttaaagtacattaagatcgggagttactggtaacgtcccacataaagtgctatgatgaccataaaggctacttaatgaccgaccgtttgtgtgcagagtgactttagatctcctagcagtcgagtggttggcttcatggtcgagtgtcttcgagtccgtcgagtggaatacttctgagtcgattgacaggtggtttcttctggagatgtccttggggagggtagtttggacaggtccatgaccctaccctaggtacatagcttcatcagacaTCACATCCAGCTCAAGCCCCTTGTAATCTGGATCTTCAAGGCTGAAAGGGACCTGCAGAAGCTCGCACAAAGACAATGGCGAAATCAAAACTTACCGAAATCAACCAAATCAAGAAATCCCAAAtctgaaaccctaaccctaaactcATTGTACTGACCTGGTTGAGCCCGTcagtggaggaggaagaggaagactgcATGTACGGGAGGCTAGACTGCTCGTCGCTGCTTTCGTCCTCCAAAACCATGGCGGCGGCAGGGCAGGGCGGCGGCCGGCAGTcgggacgcgggcggcggcgacggagggaaCAAGtcgaggaggaggggaggagaatGGTGCAGTGGGGGACGAACCGGTGCGACCGGACCGGATTGGAGAGCGGCTCGTCCTAGTCAGCGCGCGGGCACGCGCCGATTGGCCagcgtggcacctgacgggtgggGCCGAGCTGTCGGAGATACCGTCAATACGTATAAATCAGCCTTTTAGCCTTTTTTGCAAAAACCTGAAccaatgttggtactgacacgcaaaaattagcaatcgtgaTACCAATGTGCATGTGATGTCCCAGTTGTGATAATTATGTGCAATTAACTCACTCTTCCTGATAGTACGAAGTAGTACTAGTATTTATACTTGGCTAGTCGCCGACAGGCACCGGTGCCAGCCTGCTCCTTGAGTTTTGTCTCTTCTGGACCCACCAACCGCAGGCGCGTCTCCTACAGCCACTAATCATTTCTTTTCTACAAATATAAACCTTAAAACGAGCTGTCCAACGGTTGACTCGACGACTTTGATTAGTCCTTGTGCATGCATGGATCGCCTCCTCATTCCATCCGTTCtcactcttctctctctctctccattagGTTGAACAGGATGAGATCTCGATTGCACATCACCTTCCATTGAACGTGTAGCATGCAGTATTTGAGCTTGCTGGGTTGTGGTGATCGGTCGCCGGGGGGATATGGCTGGCTTCGTCAGATCGTCATCCATTGATACGTGTTAGGAGTGGCTAGCATCGTTTCAGATCTGCATCATGTTCTTCTGAACCTCAGGTACCACTACTAGTAACTTGTATCGTTCATTCATCCTCTTCTTAGCGCTGCACAGGCAGCAGCTCCATGGCTCGGCTCCTAGATGTTGTCGTTTCCCCAATCCCCATCATTAATTAATTTTATAATTACGCAATAATTGGCAGAGGTGAGGTGCCAACTGCTAGGCTGCGGGCCGGCGTTCGTCGATCGTCGCCATGGGGCCGGAAGTGGCTGTTGCACTTGCGGTGGTGGGATGGTTCGTCTCGCCGCACATAACCAAGCTCATGGAGGTCGCACGATCCTGCGCTTCCAGCAAGTACAAGCTGCCAAGGGGCATGAGGAAGAAGCTGCTGAAACTGGCGCAAGATCTGGGGGACATCAAGGACTTCCTGGATCCAGCTACTATGGGGGGCTCCGTCAGCGACAGGACCTGGGTCAACCGTCTGTGGAGTCTCAAGGATGCCATCCATGACGCGGAGGAGATCCTGGACTTGTTCGAGTGGCATATCCTTGAGGCCGAGGCAGCTAAAAACCTTAAGAAGcgctccggcggtggtggtggcagtgCTAGCAGCAGTGGCAGGAAATCCGCATATTCTTGGTGGATTTTCACCACCAACACCAGTGGTCCGTCACTGAATCAGCTCAAGGAAGTGCTCAAGAACCTAGGGGAGCTTCGTGAGAGGATGCGAGAGCTCTGCGAGAATCCTGCCACTCGGCGTGCTGTACTTTCTCCACTCTGCAGAGCACCCTTGGGCCCGGAGCCAGTAAGGGAGAAGAAGCTCTTCTTCGGGTACGGCGTGGAGTATGAGCAGCTAGTCTCCATGCTCGGGGACGGCAACTGCAAGGACAAGAAAGTTATCTCCCTCATAGGCCATGGCGGGATGGGGAAGACCGAGCTTGCTCGCCAGGCGTACCGCCATGTCCGAGGCAAGTTTGATCGGCCCATATGGGTGCCTGCCTACGGCAAGAATGCTCAGTTTGACCTTCTGGCAGAGATTTGGAAGTCGGCCGTCGGCGAAAAATCAGTCCAGGAGATGAACATTTCTAGCCTTCAGGACAAGCTCAAGGCACAACTGGCATCCCAGAGGTGCCTGCTTGTGCTGGATGATGTATGGAGCGACGAAAAGGACATGAACGAGAGCGAGAGAAGGACTGCGCTGCGCTGCTTCACTGATTTCGTGGGCGTCGGGAGTCGCATCGTAATGACGACGCGATCCAGGATTTGTTCGACGAAACTGGGCGCAGAAGAAACCATCTTCCTGAATGGGATCAAACCTGAAGAGATGATGCTTCTGCTCAACGACACCGCAAATCCCAGCGCCGATGGTACCAGCGGCATCCAGGGGATGCTCAAAAGCGACGTGCTCAAGCTCAAGGGGTCCCCTTCGGCGGCCATAGAGATCGGCGAGAAGTTGAAGGCACGAAACGCAAGCTGCGGGCGCGAGCGACGCGGCGGCATCCTGGCAAACATGGAATGCCACATCGCCGGCGTGTTAGTAAGCCATCTCGCCAGCTATGACCATCTGCCACCGCACCTCCAGCGTTGCTTCGCGTTCTGCAGCATATTCCCAAACGGTTGGAGGTTTGAGCCTGAGAAGCTGACCAAGATGTGGATGGCTCTTGGTTTCG is a window encoding:
- the LOC123043193 gene encoding disease resistance protein RGA2, with the protein product MGPEVAVALAVVGWFVSPHITKLMEVARSCASSKYKLPRGMRKKLLKLAQDLGDIKDFLDPATMGGSVSDRTWVNRLWSLKDAIHDAEEILDLFEWHILEAEAAKNLKKRSGGGGGSASSSGRKSAYSWWIFTTNTSGPSLNQLKEVLKNLGELRERMRELCENPATRRAVLSPLCRAPLGPEPVREKKLFFGYGVEYEQLVSMLGDGNCKDKKVISLIGHGGMGKTELARQAYRHVRGKFDRPIWVPAYGKNAQFDLLAEIWKSAVGEKSVQEMNISSLQDKLKAQLASQRCLLVLDDVWSDEKDMNESERRTALRCFTDFVGVGSRIVMTTRSRICSTKLGAEETIFLNGIKPEEMMLLLNDTANPSADGTSGIQGMLKSDVLKLKGSPSAAIEIGEKLKARNASCGRERRGGILANMECHIAGVLVSHLASYDHLPPHLQRCFAFCSIFPNGWRFEPEKLTKMWMALGFVEEKAHHPQVGNGMSSMEDVARGYFQELVDRSLFELEQSKGGGDKHNRYVIHEHIHRMDT